A genomic segment from Desulfurobacterium pacificum encodes:
- a CDS encoding SapC family protein yields MLYKDVEVLNSKKHKGFKLKEVKSFEEFKPLNSCVALVSEFREACKFYPIVFMNTPEGFMPVFLLGVERNVFIDENGRWTKDYYIPAFVRRFPFILVEDKNSGNGGERKLFVGVDRRFLVKDGEGKELFNEEGKETEFLKSAARFLSAYDKDYQLTVEFASELQRLNLLQGMEATVKKGNDKTVVIKNLFVVDEVRLSKLNKEQVFDLFKKGFMGAVYAHLISLANFSKLA; encoded by the coding sequence ATGTTGTATAAAGATGTAGAAGTGCTTAACTCTAAAAAGCATAAAGGTTTTAAGCTCAAAGAAGTTAAGAGTTTTGAGGAATTTAAGCCGCTTAATTCATGTGTGGCTTTAGTTTCAGAGTTCAGAGAAGCATGTAAATTCTACCCTATAGTGTTTATGAACACTCCTGAAGGTTTTATGCCGGTTTTTTTACTTGGTGTGGAAAGGAATGTTTTCATAGATGAGAATGGTAGATGGACTAAAGACTATTACATTCCTGCTTTTGTTAGACGTTTTCCCTTTATACTGGTTGAAGATAAAAATTCAGGCAACGGAGGGGAAAGGAAATTATTCGTAGGTGTTGATAGAAGATTTTTAGTAAAAGATGGTGAAGGCAAAGAGCTTTTTAATGAGGAGGGAAAAGAAACAGAGTTTTTAAAGTCAGCGGCTCGTTTCCTTTCAGCTTACGATAAGGATTACCAACTTACAGTTGAGTTTGCTTCTGAACTTCAGCGTTTGAACCTTTTGCAAGGCATGGAAGCGACGGTTAAAAAGGGTAACGATAAGACGGTAGTAATCAAGAATTTATTTGTTGTTGATGAAGTTAGATTGTCAAAGCTGAATAAAGAACAGGTGTTTGATTTGTTTAAAAAAGGATTTATGGGGGCAGTTTACGCGCATCTAATTTCTTTAGCTAATTTCTCGAAGCTTGCTTAA
- a CDS encoding ShlB/FhaC/HecB family hemolysin secretion/activation protein: MKWLKRRVLLLVLPVLLFEGGLSLSCFASQEQKVFLTIKKIVVEGNTLVPSSEIEKITDKYIGKPLTLKTLDEIASSITDLLLRKGFITSRAYIPPQKVKNGVVVIKIAEGRVGNIYIEGGISEKKKLFVLSFFEDLKGKVLNKRQIERKLLVLNDNPGLKVTADLKKGKEPLTTDVYLKVKKQRDVKGKVFLNNWGSKYTSRIRYGLGLDIGNVFLEGSRLSFSGIVGSSYHRLHSGSVSYEIPAGRNGLRTGFWGSFGNSNLGRELAVLNIKSYSRAFGFYFNYPFVKLVNKELDFQFSFNSVYSKQTMLGATTSEDHVRYVQGTVLYRKNEVFSQNLMEFSVTQGLGATFGSGDNEAEASRYNASTKFTKFNLGLTRVQRLTESVFGVLKFKGQYSKSILMSSQDFYIGGPASIRGFLLTQYGGDSGYSLSGELRWAPTPDRQSLQFLCFFDTGKVFLNHPYSGQEKKRALTGAGFGMRLNLPGDFRIKADVGYPIHPKLDGGVRHLNTYVQITKEF; the protein is encoded by the coding sequence ATGAAATGGTTAAAAAGAAGAGTTTTACTTTTAGTACTTCCAGTTTTGTTATTTGAAGGGGGTCTTAGTTTATCCTGTTTCGCCTCACAGGAGCAAAAAGTTTTTTTAACTATAAAAAAGATTGTTGTTGAAGGAAACACGCTTGTTCCTTCTTCTGAAATTGAGAAAATAACTGATAAATACATAGGGAAACCTTTAACTTTAAAGACCTTAGATGAAATAGCCAGTTCTATTACCGATTTACTTTTAAGAAAAGGTTTCATAACATCAAGAGCTTATATCCCACCTCAAAAAGTAAAAAATGGTGTAGTTGTTATTAAGATTGCAGAAGGGAGAGTGGGGAATATTTACATAGAAGGGGGAATAAGCGAAAAGAAGAAACTTTTTGTTCTTTCATTTTTTGAAGATTTAAAAGGAAAAGTTCTTAATAAGAGGCAGATAGAGAGAAAACTTCTTGTTTTAAATGATAATCCTGGTTTAAAAGTTACTGCAGATTTGAAGAAAGGTAAAGAACCATTAACTACAGATGTTTATCTAAAAGTTAAAAAACAAAGAGATGTAAAGGGAAAGGTATTCCTTAATAATTGGGGTTCAAAGTATACAAGTAGGATACGTTACGGACTGGGTTTGGATATTGGTAATGTGTTTTTAGAAGGTTCTCGCCTTTCTTTTTCAGGAATTGTTGGTAGTAGTTATCATAGATTGCATTCTGGAAGTGTTTCCTATGAGATTCCTGCGGGAAGGAATGGGTTAAGAACAGGTTTTTGGGGTTCTTTTGGTAATAGTAACTTGGGGAGAGAGTTAGCTGTTCTTAATATTAAGAGTTATTCAAGAGCTTTTGGTTTTTACTTTAACTATCCATTTGTAAAGTTGGTTAATAAAGAATTGGATTTTCAATTTTCTTTTAACAGCGTTTATTCTAAACAGACTATGTTGGGTGCTACTACAAGTGAAGACCATGTAAGGTACGTGCAGGGAACTGTTCTCTATAGAAAAAATGAAGTTTTCTCTCAAAATTTGATGGAGTTTTCTGTTACTCAAGGACTTGGAGCAACGTTCGGTAGTGGAGATAATGAAGCTGAAGCGAGTAGGTATAACGCTTCTACGAAATTTACGAAGTTCAATTTAGGTCTTACGAGAGTGCAAAGATTGACAGAGTCTGTTTTTGGCGTTTTGAAGTTTAAGGGGCAGTACTCTAAAAGTATTTTGATGTCTTCTCAAGATTTTTATATAGGTGGACCAGCTTCAATAAGGGGATTCCTACTAACGCAATATGGTGGTGATAGCGGTTATTCTCTGTCCGGTGAATTGCGTTGGGCACCCACACCTGATAGGCAGTCTCTTCAATTCCTGTGTTTCTTTGATACAGGAAAGGTTTTTCTAAACCATCCTTATTCAGGTCAGGAAAAGAAGAGAGCTTTAACTGGAGCTGGTTTTGGAATGAGGTTAAACCTGCCGGGCGATTTTAGGATTAAAGCTGATGTTGGATATCCAATACATCCGAAATTGGATGGCGGTGTACGACATCTTAATACTTATGTTCAGATAACGAAGGAGTTTTAG
- a CDS encoding RNA methyltransferase codes for MVYVALLHYPVYNKEKRVVATSLTTLDIHDIARASRTYGVKGYYIVQPIENHLWLANKLLSFWQGGHGREYNPKRWEALKLVRAVPYFEDALKDIEKREGKKPKVVVTTARKYDNAISYNSLREKIKENEPILLCFGTGWGLTEEFISSADYILEPIEGPTDYNHLSVRSAAAIILDRLLGRA; via the coding sequence ATGGTTTACGTTGCCTTGCTCCACTACCCCGTTTACAACAAAGAAAAGAGAGTTGTAGCAACTTCTCTAACCACGCTGGATATCCATGACATAGCAAGAGCCTCAAGAACCTACGGAGTAAAAGGCTACTACATTGTTCAACCAATAGAAAATCACCTCTGGCTTGCAAATAAATTACTTTCCTTCTGGCAGGGTGGACACGGCAGGGAATACAATCCCAAAAGATGGGAAGCTTTAAAATTAGTAAGAGCCGTTCCCTATTTTGAAGATGCCTTAAAAGACATAGAAAAAAGAGAAGGTAAAAAACCAAAAGTAGTCGTCACAACTGCAAGAAAATACGATAACGCAATTTCATACAACTCCTTACGTGAAAAAATTAAAGAAAACGAACCTATTCTGCTCTGCTTTGGAACAGGCTGGGGACTAACAGAAGAGTTCATATCATCTGCCGACTATATTCTTGAGCCGATAGAAGGTCCTACCGATTACAACCACCTTTCCGTTCGTTCGGCAGCAGCGATAATTCTGGACAGACTGCTTGGTAGAGCGTAA
- the prfB gene encoding peptide chain release factor 2 (programmed frameshift), producing the protein MLEKIHPLKQSLSTLKDRYNEIGGIFDVEGMKNRLKEIEEEMSSSDFWNDQKKAQSISQERNRIEQELSQISELERKLEDAEVLLEMAEEEPDDNSLVEEAENLLSSVEKSLDKLEIKTVLSGEFDKNNAIVTIHAGAGGTESCDWAEMLMRMYLRWAERKGFETEILDYQENEEAGIKSATILVKGPYAYGLLRAEHGTHRLVRISPFDSNARRHTSFCGVIVVPEIEDEIDIEIKDEDIRVDTYRASGAGGQHVNKTDSAVRITHIPTGIVVTCQSERSQIQNRQRAMKILKARLYELEMRKREEKIAQARGEHKTIAWGNQIRSYVFHPYQMVKDHRTGVETSNVNAVMDGDIDLFIESYLKQKALQKNASS; encoded by the exons ATGCTTGAAAAAATCCACCCCCTCAAACAATCCCTCTCAACCCTTAAAGACCGCTACAACGAAATC GGGGGTATTTTTGACGTTGAAGGAATGAAAAACCGCCTCAAAGAAATAGAAGAAGAAATGTCCTCTTCTGACTTCTGGAACGACCAGAAAAAAGCCCAATCAATTTCGCAGGAAAGAAACAGAATAGAACAGGAACTATCGCAAATTTCTGAACTTGAAAGAAAATTGGAAGACGCTGAAGTCCTTTTAGAGATGGCTGAAGAAGAGCCTGACGATAACTCTTTAGTAGAAGAAGCCGAAAACCTTTTATCTTCCGTTGAAAAATCCCTTGACAAATTAGAAATAAAAACTGTCCTTTCAGGTGAGTTTGATAAAAACAACGCAATCGTCACAATCCACGCAGGTGCTGGCGGAACGGAAAGCTGCGACTGGGCAGAAATGCTTATGAGAATGTATCTGCGCTGGGCAGAAAGAAAAGGCTTTGAAACAGAAATCCTTGACTATCAGGAAAACGAAGAAGCCGGTATAAAAAGTGCAACAATTTTAGTTAAAGGACCTTACGCCTACGGATTATTGCGAGCAGAACACGGCACTCACAGGCTTGTAAGAATTTCACCTTTTGACTCAAACGCCAGACGCCACACTTCCTTCTGCGGCGTAATAGTTGTCCCGGAAATAGAAGATGAAATAGACATAGAAATAAAAGACGAAGACATAAGAGTTGATACATACAGAGCTTCCGGTGCTGGCGGTCAGCACGTTAACAAAACCGATTCAGCAGTAAGAATAACCCACATACCCACCGGAATAGTGGTAACCTGCCAGAGCGAAAGGTCTCAAATACAAAACAGACAGCGCGCAATGAAAATCCTAAAGGCACGCCTCTACGAGCTTGAAATGAGAAAGAGAGAGGAAAAAATCGCCCAGGCAAGAGGAGAGCACAAAACGATAGCCTGGGGCAACCAGATAAGGTCCTACGTCTTTCACCCATACCAGATGGTAAAGGACCACAGAACCGGCGTTGAAACATCAAACGTAAACGCCGTAATGGACGGCGATATAGACTTATTTATAGAAAGTTACCTCAAGCAGAAGGCACTTCAGAAAAACGCCAGCTCTTAA
- a CDS encoding AbrB/MazE/SpoVT family DNA-binding domain-containing protein, which produces MPIAKITSKGRITIPAAFRKRLKSNLVSVEMEGDKIVIRPVSGIGGIFKKFAFKDKTPEEIMEIEEKAIEEAFCQKWK; this is translated from the coding sequence ATGCCTATCGCAAAAATCACATCTAAAGGACGGATTACAATACCCGCTGCTTTCAGGAAACGCCTGAAAAGCAATCTTGTTTCCGTTGAAATGGAAGGGGACAAAATAGTCATAAGACCAGTTTCAGGAATTGGAGGAATATTTAAAAAGTTCGCATTCAAAGATAAAACGCCCGAAGAAATAATGGAAATTGAAGAAAAAGCCATTGAGGAGGCTTTCTGCCAGAAATGGAAGTAG
- a CDS encoding PIN domain-containing protein encodes MEVVDTNVIIRYLMADIEELYLQAEKIFTEAIKGQRKLFIPQSVIAEVIFVLSKVYKIPRKEIVSAIKFFLGIKSCKVQDNKIVEVALSIYEKTNLSFVDSFICAYARLNRSKLITFDVKLKNKCEKITLHNSDASS; translated from the coding sequence ATGGAAGTAGTAGATACAAACGTAATAATTCGTTACCTTATGGCAGATATTGAAGAGCTTTACCTGCAGGCAGAAAAGATATTTACCGAAGCCATAAAAGGACAACGAAAACTTTTTATCCCTCAATCCGTTATCGCAGAGGTAATTTTCGTTCTTTCAAAGGTCTATAAAATCCCTCGTAAAGAAATTGTTTCAGCGATTAAATTCTTTCTGGGAATCAAGAGCTGCAAAGTCCAGGATAACAAAATTGTAGAAGTCGCCTTAAGTATCTACGAAAAAACAAATTTGAGTTTTGTAGATTCTTTCATCTGTGCATACGCCAGGTTAAACAGGTCTAAACTAATAACCTTTGACGTCAAACTTAAAAACAAATGTGAAAAAATTACCTTGCATAACTCAGACGCCAGCTCTTAA
- a CDS encoding V-type ATP synthase subunit D, whose product MIKSRTELLKLKEEIKFLEDGKAIFEEKRNILLKEVMAIVDEIEEKRKRLNAKVLEGYKTLSKAIMEVGEGRLLKESSGGGKIVLSVAEQVFAGVVVPKVSFEFEKEVVVERGEGIFSKLSERIFREVVELILEIAELEMKGWRLAEEIKKTTVRINAIENFYLPDYREKAKKIEEELEESERNAIALLKSWRLSYAR is encoded by the coding sequence ATGATAAAGAGCAGGACGGAGCTTTTAAAACTTAAAGAGGAGATAAAGTTTTTAGAAGATGGAAAGGCGATTTTTGAGGAAAAGAGGAACATACTGCTTAAAGAGGTTATGGCTATTGTTGATGAGATAGAAGAAAAGAGGAAAAGACTGAATGCCAAAGTGCTTGAAGGTTATAAAACGCTTTCAAAAGCGATTATGGAAGTGGGTGAGGGAAGGCTTTTAAAGGAAAGTTCTGGCGGGGGAAAGATAGTTTTGAGCGTGGCAGAGCAGGTTTTTGCTGGAGTAGTTGTGCCTAAAGTTTCTTTTGAGTTTGAGAAAGAGGTTGTGGTGGAGAGGGGAGAGGGGATTTTTTCTAAACTCTCGGAGAGGATTTTTAGAGAGGTTGTTGAATTAATTCTGGAAATTGCGGAACTTGAAATGAAGGGCTGGAGGCTGGCGGAGGAGATAAAGAAGACTACTGTAAGGATTAACGCAATAGAGAACTTTTACCTGCCTGATTATAGAGAAAAGGCAAAGAAGATAGAGGAAGAATTGGAAGAGAGCGAAAGGAACGCAATTGCCCTTCTTAAGAGCTGGCGTCTGAGTTATGCAAGGTAA